Part of the Sphingobacterium sp. LZ7M1 genome, AGGTGAGGAATATTCGAAAGTGGATTTTCCAGATAACCCAGAGGTGAACGAACTACCTAGATTCAATGCTGTAACAGCAGAAATCTATAAAAAACTGGAGGATGCTGGCCGTAATTTGCTAAAAGCCATTGCAACTTATTTGGAACTACCTGAAGATTACTTTGAAAAATTCGTGATCAATGGTAACTCTATTTTACGTGCCATCCATTACTTCCCAATCGAAAACCCTGATGCTATTCCAGCGGACGCTGTGCGTGCAGGAGCTCATGAGGACATCAACCTGATTACCTTATTGATCGGTGCTAGCGCAGATGGATTAGAGGTGTTGACCAAAGATGGAGAATGGTTTGCTATCAAGGCTAAAGGTGAGGACATTGTTGTAAATGTGGGTGATATGTTGCAAAGATTGACCAACAACAAATTAAAATCGACTACCCACCGTGTCGTAAACCCTCCTAGAGAACTGATGAAGACATCAAGATATTCGGTTCCTTTCTTCTTGCATCCTAAATCAAGCATGAGCTTGGCTTCATTGGATTCATGTATCGATGCAGAACATCCAAAAGCTTACGAAGATTATACCGCCGGCGAATATTTGGATGAACGATTGAGAGAGATTGGGCTTAAAATGTAAGGAAAGATATGAGTATTGAGATATGAGTATTGAGATATTAGAAATGGTCATACCTAAAAAGAGTTGACCGTTTTCTATCTCAAATCTCATATCTCATATCTATTAATCTCTTCTAAAAAACCCTCACACCTACACCAATATTCATAAAGATATTGTGCATATTGAAACTGATGCTTTCAAAGCCAGTTTTCATGATGCTATTGAAACCGTAATCAAATTGGGCAGTAGCATAGTAGCGTTTTGCGAAGTCATATTTTCCTGCTACGCTCATTCCAACATCTACTTTTCTGATCTGGCTTTTGAAATCATAAGCGGCATCTACGATCCCTACCTTTTCTCCTGTTGGTTCTTCATCCCGGATATAGCCATCTGTTGCCATACCGTAGAATTTACGTTGTACAGCCATGGAAACATAAGGTCCGGCCTGAAGGCTCCAGCTTGGATTTAATTGATAGGTCGCCATGACAGGAATGGTAAAGTAAAGATTCTCTACATTGGTGGTGATATCACCGTAATAATAGCCCCTAACATTTTGTGACGGATCTTCATCAGCATTAAAAGATGTTTTATATCCTTTTACCGAGGCTTCAGTCTTCATCCCTTTACCTTCAAAGATCAGTCCTGAGCGAACGCCCCATTTGTCATCGATGCCATAGGCCACTTTAACCCCTACGAAAAAAGGCAAAGCTGGTTTGAAACCATTGATCTTGCGAATTTCTACGGGCAATCCCAACGGAGAAGCTCCACCGATCTTAGTCCCTACTTCAGCATCTACTCTAAATTTCCCTTGTTCTAAAGCCTGTGCGTTTAGGTTCAAGGCAAAAAACAAACCAAATACACTCAAAAGAGCGTATTTTATCTCGATTTTAATTAATCTCATTATCTTACGTTGATTTTCACTTCATCTACAATTAACTTACTTCCAATAGCACCTTGGAATATTGCTCCATTCTTGCTGGAAGAAAGCACTACGGCAATGCTATAACGGTACGCGTCGGCATCTAACTGGCTATATTCTTTCTTGAATACAAATGGCAGATCGAACTTCACTAAGCCATCTCCTTTTGTTGCAGAAGTTTCCTTCAATTGAGCAAGGGCTATGATATGCGGGCTATTCAACACATCTTTGTCGTTCAGCCAGGTTCTTCCTGCATCCTCTTTATCGTTTGCTGTAGCTTGCATCAACGCAACGCGATCAAATAATACAGCATAGATGTCACATTCATCCGTAACATTGACTTCTTTACCATTCATATCGATTACCTTTTTACCGGGTTCATATTTATAATAACCGGTCATGGAAACAGGGATTTTATTGAATGGGAGGCCAAAACGTGTTTGGATGTCTATGATACTTTTGGTAAACATAGAACCAATGAACAGATTACCAGCCGCAATAGGCTTCTTCACCAAAGAACCTAAGAAACCAGTGGATTTAGTCTCCAGGTAAGCTGCATATTTTCCTGATTTCACCAATTTTGGATCATCGGTAGCTTGGGTTGGATAAGCTTTTTCGGTAGGATTAGAACCGGCTGTCAAGGCAAAGCCCGAGTTTCCGGAAGCCCATAGCTCTTGCTGAACGCCCTCTACCTCTTCATAGAAATAGATCCAGTTTTTCTTCTCGTCATGTTTGAACAGTTCGAAATCAAACATTTCAGGAACGGAGGACTCCAATAAAGTCACGGAATATTGTTTTTTGTACTGTCCATCTTCAGAAGTGACCTCATAAAATACAGGGGCAGAAAAATCTTGGACCGAACCTGAGGCAGGAACCGAAGTTGCTCCAGGCGTTAAGTCAAAATCAAGGGCGAATTCTTTCAAATCCACTTTCCCGGGTTTGACATAGATAACAACGTTTCTGTTGTTGATGATAGGTTTGACATTAATCAAACTATCGGCGATGGAGACTTGTGTGATATCAGCTTCCATGTTTTTCGCCTCGTCTTTAATACAGCTAGAAATAAAGAACACGACCCCCAAAAGGGCCCAAATAAATTTTGATTGCGGCATGTTTTTAACTTACTTATAGTAGATATTCAAATGGGTAGATCTCCAAATGATTGGCAAAGATAGAATTATTTGACCCGTTTCGATTATTTCTGCCAATCATATTCTCTTTTGATTCAGCTTTTTTACATTAAAAACATGATTCATCATTTCCTTCCATAGGTTCATCACAAAAATTTAGGGGCCATCAAATTCTTCAATATTATTGTGTCAGGAATAAACAAAGGCAGAAAATTGAAAGTTATGATGTTTTATTATCTAATCCGATTCTTGACCAGCATATTCGAAACGAACTACCAAAACCAGTTGCAAGATCAACTCCTACATCCCATTGAATCATACTTCAACTTGCAGGAGGAGTATCCACATGGAACCATTCATCTCATTGATCACTTTCAGGAAACCTTGATGAACCAGGATCCCGATTTTCTAGGCTTTCCGATTCTTCCCTTCAATTATCCTCAAGAAAAATCCGCTTTAGGCTAATACTATTTTCTTTTTTATAATTTTATAACTCGATTATGAATTTAAGCAGCACTAGATCAAACCATAAAATGACCTTCAGGAGATTCATTACTGAATTCCTCTTCATTATCGGCATGTCATTGATTTTCTTTGTGATTTCCATGTCCATACACCGACATTTGGCCATTTTATTCCTCTATGCTCCTTTTGGCTACCTGCTATATGCCTTAAATAACTTTTCGCTATTGGAGCTATTGGTCAAAAAGAAGATCACCAAAGTGGAGTACATCTTGATCAGCATATTGAGTGCAATCCTTATTTTTATCCCTTTCCTGATCCTTGTCCAACTTATACATGGACGATATAGTGACAAAATCATATTTGTAGGCGCCTTATTTGCTTCTGTTGTGATCTTGGCGACCTACTTTTACTTTTTCAGGTACCGAGCTGACAAAAAGACCATCGACTTCTTGAGAAAAGACTTGGGCAAGACCGCAGCGGAATATAAACTGATGCAATCTCAGGTAAATCCGCACTTTCTGTTCAATGTCATGAACAGCATCTATGGAATTGCCCTGCAGGAGAATGCAAGCCGCACTGCAGATTCGGTTCAACGGCTGAGCCAAATGATGCGTTTCCTGATCTTTGAAAACCAACAGGATCAAATCCCTCTTTCCAGAGATTTAAGTTACCTAAAAGAATATATCGCTATTCAGAGCTTAAGGACTGAGAGTGTTCCTAACGTCAAGATTGAACATGAAATCATAGATAGCTTGGACAGCTTGTACATTGCACCGATGCTCCTGATTCCCTTTGTTGAAAATGCTTTCAAACATGGCATCAGTATGAGCAAACCTTCCTGGATCAAGGTGAATGCAGATGTGGTCGATGGACAGTTGAAATTTTCCGTTTACAACAGCATTCACAAAAGCACCGGAACCGACCTGGAAAGAACGAAATCAGGAATCGGGCTGGAAAATGTAAGGTCTAGGCTGGACCTGACCTACCCTGACCGCTATATGCTGGTTATGGAACAAAACCAACAGGAGTATTTTGTTTTTCTGACCATTGACCTCGATGAAGTCCCTCATTCGGAGATAGCATCCAAAATGAACGAAAATGATTAAAGCCATTGCCATAGATGATGAACCGATAGCACTGGATATCATCAGGAGATACGCCGAACAAATTCCTTATCTAAATCTGGAAAAACAGTTCCTGAATGGTCTTGAGGCAAAGGAATATCTACAACATAATGAGGTTCAATTGATGTTCTTAGATGTGCGAATGCCAGACATCAATGGAATTGACTTATTCAAGGGCCTGGAAGAAAAACCACTCGTGATTTTCTCTACCGCCTATTCTGAATATGCCCTATCTGGTTTTGAACTGGAGGCATTGGATTATCTCCTAAAACCCTACACTTTTGACCGCTTTGAAAAGGCAGTGATTAGGGCTAAGGAATTATTGGAACTAAAAGGTGTGATAGACAACAACCCAAGCTTATTTGTGAAGGACGGGTATCAAATGATAAAGATTGATTTGAAAGAGGTCTTGGCCCTTCAAGCCGTTGGCAATTATATTCGGTTCATTCTAGAAGGCCGTGAGGTATTGGCAAGGATGACCATCAAAGAATTTCTATCGGAGTGGGCAGATGATTCTTTTTTGCAGGTCCATCGTTCCTATATTATCAACTCGAACAAAATCAGTAAGCTAGACAGACATTCTATCTGGATAGAGGATATGGAAATTCCCATTGGCGGAAGCTATTTAGAAGAGGTAAAGGAAAAGTTTAAACTTTAAGATAGTTTCTCACGTTCCTTCTTCGGTAAGCCTTGAACAATCAGCTCATAACTATGGTCTATTAACTCAAAGAGTTTTTGGTCGTTCAACTGCCTGTTAGCATGTACCGTATTCCAATGCTTTTTGTTCATATGGTAACCAGGCAAGACAGTATGTTCATATTTCTCCCTTAATTCAACGGCATACTCAGGATCACATTTCACATTAAAAGAAAGTTGGTCCACCTGGTCTAATCCTACCAGAAGAAAGACTTTCCCCAATACCTTAAACACTAAAGTATCTGGACCAAATGGTGTCTCCTCTGTACTTTCCTTTTTTGCGATGCAATAATCCCGAAGTTCTTCGATGTTCATGAGTTGTAGTATTTAGTATTTAGTATTTAGATAAACAAAATAATGATTTATATCCATAATTAAACAGCCCCAAGGTCTAAATACTAAATACTCATTACTAAATACTAAAAAAGGAGTTGCCCATTTCCAGGCAACTCCTTTTCAATATAAGGGGGTAAACTTAATGTTTTATTTAACCTCTTCGAAATCTACGTCTTGCACGTCATCAGCGCCACCACCTTGGTTTCCGCCATTGTTTGCTTGACCAGCATCACCTTGAGCTTGTTGTTGACCGGCTCCTTGTTGCGATGCAACGTACATTTCTTCAGATGCAGCACTCCATGCAGCATTCAATTCAGTAGATGCAGTCTCTATATCTGCGAAGTTTTTGTCAGCATGTGCTTTTTTCAACTTCTCTAGACCAGATTCGATAGGACCTTTTTTATCTGCAGAGATTTTATCGCCATATTCATTCAATTGTTTTTCAGTTGAGAAGATCAAGGCATCAGCAGAGTTCAATTTATCTACTTCCTCTTTTACTTTTTTATCAGCTTCTGCATTGGCTTCAGCTTCTTGTTTCATTTTCTTAACCTCTTCGTCAGATAGACCTGAAGAAGCTTCGATACGGATGTTTTGCTCTTTACCTGTAGCTTTGTCGATTGCTGACACTTTGATAATACCGTTAGCATCGATATCAAATACTACTTCAATTTGAGGGATTCCACGAGGTGCAGGAGGAATGTCTGTCAATTGGAAACGTCCTAACGTACGGTTCTGAGCAGCCATTGGTCTCTCACCTTGTAATACATGGATCTCAACAGATGGTTGATTATCCGAAGCGGTAGAGAAAACTTCCGATTTACGCGTAGGGATAGTTGTGTTGGCCTCAATTAATTTGGTCATTACACCACCCATGGTTTCAATACCTAAAGAAAGTGGAGTTACGTCTAATAACAACACATCTTTTACTTCCCCTGTCAATACACCACCTTGGATTGCAGCACCTAATGCTACTACCTCATCAGGGTTAACACCTTTTGAAGGCTCTTTTCCGAAGAATTTCTTAACAGCATCCTGGATTGCTGGGATACGAGTTGAACCACCTACAAGGATTACTTCGTCGATATCTGAAGTACTGAATCCTGCATTTTTCAATGCTGTACGGCAAGGCTCGATAGTACGTTCGATAAGTGGACCTACTAAGCTTTCGAATTTAGCACGTGATAAAGAACGAACTAAGTGCTTAGGACCAGATCCATCTGCAGTGATATATGGTAAGTTGATCTCTGTAGAAGTTGTGCTTGACAACTCGATTTTCGCTTTCTCAGCAGCATCTTTCAAACGTTGCAATGCCATTGGGTCTTTTCTCAAGTCCAATCCACCGTTTTCGTCTGCAAACTCGTCAGCTAACCAGTTAATGATAGCGTTATCAAAGTCATCACCACCTAAGTGCGTATCACCATCAGTAGATTTTACTTCAAACACACCGTCACCTAATTCCAATACTGAAACGTCATGAGTACCACCACCACAGTCAAAAACTACGATTTTCATGTCTTTGTCTGCTTTCTCAAGACCATATGCTAATGCTGCTGCAGTAGGTTCGTTGATGATACGTTCTACTTTCAAGCCTGCGATTTCACCAGCTTCTTTCGTTGCCTGACGTTGTGCGTCATTAAAATAAGCAGGTACGGTAATTACGGCACGAGTTACTTCTTGTCCTAAGTAATCTTCTGCAGTTTTCTTCATTTTTTGAAGGATCATTGCTGAGATTTCTTGAGGAGTATATTTACGGTCGCCAATCTCCACACGTGGTGTATCATTGTCGCCTTTTACTACTTTATAAGGAACTTTGTCGATTTCGCCTTTTGCCTCATTGTATGTAACCCCCATAAAACGCTTGATCGAGTAGATCGTGTTCTGTGGATTAGTGATGGCTTGACGTTTTGCTGGATCTCCAACCTTGCGTTCCCCGCCTGCTACGAATGCAACAACAGAAGGTGTAGTACGCTTTCCTTCGTTATTTGCAATAACTACCGGCTCATTACCTTCCATAACGGCTACACATGAGTTGGTAGTTCCTAAGTCGATTCCTATAATTTTTGACATATCTTGTTGTGTTTTCTTTAATGTTTAATGATTACTTATTCTCTATTAACAACGCTTATGCCAAACAGTTTTATCTGACTTTGTCATTCCAAAGTCGGAAAAATCTGCAAGGAATTGTCATTTGAGCGTGACATTCTGTCATTTTTTCTCAAATATTGGAATAATATGTATTTTTGAAAAAATTAATCCAACATGACTTTTGACGAATACCAGAGTTACTTCGAGGATATCTTAAACAATACCGAAAAACACGAAGCATACTCATCAAACCCTGACTATTTAAGTTACGCTAAACTCAATTGGTCCAGAATGAACAGATGGTTGAAAAAATTTGAACCATCATCAGAAATGAAAGTATGCATTGAAAACATCAAAGATCCTCAACACTGGATCTTAATCACAGAACCTTGGTGTGGGGATGCAGGGCACTCCGTTGCTCAGATCTATAAAATCGTAAAGGACAATCCTTTTATCGATCTTGATATTCAACTTCGCGACACTGAACCTTTTTTAATCGACGATTACTTGACCAATGGTGGAAAATCAATCCCGAAATTGATCATCCGTAATGATGTAGGACATGATAAAGTGGTATGGGGACCACGTCCAGATGCACTACAGGAAATCTTCGAAACTGAAAGAGCGGAAGGAAAACCCATGGAGGAAATCAAAGAAAACATCCAAAGATGGTATAACGAAGATAAAGGGGCAGAAATCCAAAAAGAATTGACAAAATTATTATCTGAATAAAAAAAAGCTGCAAATGCAGCTTTTTTTTATTCAGATATATTCCAATATAACCTTAATCCCTATAATGCCTTAAAATCCCCTTATCAAAAACCGTCCAAACTCCAGATGGCATATTTGCGTTTTTCAAAGCAGCATTAGACCAAGTATTACAGGAATAAAACAAACTGTAAGCTCCCTTAGCCTCATAGAATGCATCATCAGGACCATATTGCGCATTCGTCTCAATCAAAATAGGTTTACCATCCTCCCCCATATCCAAGGAATTCAGGATATAACTTTTCAGGACATTATACTGATTGCTATCGATATGAACTTTATAGCAAAGGTCATTTTCTTCCATCCGTTTATAGTAAGTAACATGCAGGGCAGTTTCACCAATACCCAAACCAGCTACCAAAGCAGTCTTTAAGGTCAGGTCCTTCCACTCAGGGGTATTCAGGTAAAAGCCCTTATCACCCCAACCAATAGAAACATATTGTTGATTCAAATCTTTTCCTTTATTGTTTTCAATGGGAAATACCTCTGTCCAGTCCTGTAATTCATTCCGAATGGGAAGCACGATATCGGTATGTACATCATTGGATAGCACATAAACCGTGATATTTTTAGGTTTTCCCTCTTTATCAGGCTTATCGGCAGAAATCCTTGACAAGACAGAATCTGCCGCAAAGTATAGACCTGCAAACACGATTAATCCAATAAACACATAGAGAAGGGCCATCATAACTTTCTTCATCATAGATCGATTAAAGAAATAAAGATATCAATATTGTGGAAAAACAAATGGCAGGACTATGCCTGCCATTCGATATATTTTTAAAACTTGGTATTAAAATAATTTCTGAGGGTATTCTCCATCAGCTACCAATTTTGAGATACTTTCCTGTACGATTGGTTTATCTTCCATATAAGTAACACCAAACCATTTCGAAGAAGTTGGAATTACTTTAAAGTCAGCCTGTCCTTTTTTTACCATGTAGTCAGGAACAGAAGGGATAAAGAATTCTGATTTAGGATTATCACCATTTTCTTCAACAAACTTAGGGAACATCTCCATCGCCACTTCAAAGATTTTAGGAGTAAAGCCCCAGAAGTTCATCGATACACGTGCATCCGCTGGCAATTCATTTTTTACTCCGTTCTCTTCAAAGACGATTTTCTTGTCGCCTTCAGCGTTATCATAATAGATGTTCGTTCTTTCCGTAACGGAAGCCATATGGCCTTCAGGAGTCACCTCACATACACCACGAGAAACATAGCCATAGTCCGACATGGTATTGCCCAATGCAAATCCCATCAAAGACATGTGCTTATCATCCGCCTCATTGCTTAGGAAATCAGCCATTTTCTTAAAGGCATCATAACCATAAAAATCATCAGCATTGATTACACAGAAAGGTCCATCAACTTCATCCTTCGCACTCATCACAGCATGAGCTGTACCCCAAGGTTTAGCACGTTCAATATCTTTATCGATTCCGAATTTCCTCAAGTTAAAATCTTGAAAAGCATAAGCTACCTCGATCTTACCTGCAAGCTTGGCGTCAAATTTTTCACGCATCACGGCTTCAAATTCTTCACGGATAATGAAAACTACTTTTCCAAAACCGGCACGGATCGCATCAAAAATGGAATAATCAATAATTGTTTCCCCATGTGGACCAAAACCATCCACTTGTTTTAATGAACCATAACGGCTAGCCATTCCCGCTGCTAGAACCACCAAAGTTGGTTTTCCCATAATGTAATTTTTTGTTTAGTACTCGATTTTCGTTTGCAAATATAATGTTTTAAATATTATCTCTTTTTGAAGATAGAGTTTAGGATGCCATTGGCAATCTTCCCTAATAATTTCGCGCCCTCTCTCGCCAATGTCCTGCTCGCCTGCGTCTGTGCGGCTTCCAAAGGTGTTTGTCTCCTAGATCCAGAAGACCTCGTTTTCCCTGCTGCTTTCTCCGCTTCTTTCTGTGCCGCCTCGGCCTCTTTCTTTGCTTCAAAAGACTTCATGCGCTCCTCAATGATTTCCGATGCAGTCTGTCTTTCCACTCGTTCTTGATATTTCGAACGGTAATCCGAATTTTGAACCAATTCCTCATATAACTGAGGGCTACATGGACCCATTATGGCTCTTGCAGGCACTAAATGCGTTGCAACCACCTCTGTCGGAATACCCTTATCATTCAATACAGTTACCAAAGCCTGCCCTGTTCCTAATGAGGTCAAGACCTTATCGATCTCGTAAAACTCCGATGTAGGATAAGTTTTCACCGTTTTCCTTAAGTTATCGGCATCGTTCGGGGTAAATGCTCTTAAAGCATGTTGGACCCTGTTTCCTAATTGTCCTAAAACAGATTCAGGAATATCCGTTGCCGCCTGTGTACAGAAAAACACCCCTACTCCTTTTGAACGGATCAATCGAACGATCTGCTCGATCTGCGTCAAGAAAGCCTTCGATGCTCCATTAAACAATAAGTGTGCCTCATCAAAGAAAAACACCAATTTAGGTTTATCTAAATCCCCAACTTCAGGTAATTTCTTAAATAATTGGGCCAAAAGGCTCAATAAAAATGTGGAAAATAATAAAGGTTGGTCTTGGATATCGGAAATGTTCAATAAGGTAATTACCCCTTTTCCATCCACTTTTCCAAACAGGTCCTGTATATCAAATTCTTTTTCGCCAAAGATATGGGCAAGCCCCTGTTGTTCGATAGCGACAATTTTCCTTAAGATCGTATTGGCACTTGCTGTCGAGATCTTACCATAATCATTCTTGATTTCCTCAGCGCCGGGCCCATCAGAAAGGTAACTCAGCAACTTTTTGAGATCCGGAAAATCGACGATAGGCAACTGCGTATCATCCGCATATTTGAATATAGCACTCAATACCCCAGCTTGGGTATCGTTCAGGTCCAAGATACGGGCCAGTAGCACCGGACCAAAATCCTCGACAGTAACTCGCATTGGAGCACCTAATTTTCCGGAAAGAGAAAACAGTTCTATAGGGAAACTTGCGGGTTCAAAAGGGATCCCAACAGCGTTTCCACGCTCTATCAAGGCATCATTGGTTTTTCCAGGTTCAGCTAATCCCGATAAATCCCCCTTTACATCCAACATGAAAACCGGCACACCGGCATCCGATAGTTGTTCAGCAGTCAACTGCAGGGTCCGGGTTTTACCCGTTCCGGTCGCTCCTGCAATCAGACCATGTCGGTTCATCATCTTTAAAGCGAGGTTTACCTTAGCTGCTGTTACAATCTCACCATCAAGGATACCAGAACCTAATTGTATAAATGGCCCCTTAGGATTATAGGAGGCAGTTATCTTTTCAATAAATTGTTCTTTCATAAGTTATAGCCTTAAAATGCTAATTGAAATAATAAATAAAGATATAATTATTCAAATTAAGATTTTAAACAAAATTATGTTAACGCAATATTAAGAATTCAGATTAAAGAGGCGACTTTTGTAATTTTTTCATAATAAAATTTCAAAAAAGAAACTATTTTAAAATTTAATTTTATTTTTGTTGCAGAAATGATTACTAAGACCCACATGTTTACAAAGGCATATAGAATATTGGCAGCAAAACTTTGCTTCTTTATCTTCTTCACGAAGATGCTGATTTCTATTACCCCTATGTTTGTGGATGTACTGGATAAAGGTACAGTCTTACAAGTAGTCATGCAGCTTGAAATTGAGAACACCGCGAAAGGGACTAACAGCAACAATGAGGACCTGCACGAAACAGGTATCAAGATCTTTAGACCAGGTGACATTGATTTCATGCTTTTCAACCCAACCGTAGAAAATAGCGCTGGTATTAAACACTACCTGAAAAACGAGAAGAGTATCTGTGCCTACCATGCCTCCGTACCCACTCCACCTCCTAATTGTTAATTCAATATCCTAAGGGTATACCCTGTTCTGACCTCATTAGATCGACGTCTTAATAGGAATACTGAATCAAATTATCATTTATTGAATTAAAAATTTAAAACGTAGGTTTATGTTTGGTACACGTACGTCCGCTTTTTTGAAATTATCAAAAAGGGACTTAAAATATGATTTCCCAGCTAGTATTGTAGTATTTTTAGTGGCTTTGCCATTATGTCTGGGAATTGCAATGGCGTCTGGAGCGCCTCTATTTGCCGGTATTTTGACCGGTATCATCGGTGGTATTGTAGTAGCATCGATTTCAGGATCACCCTTATCTGTGAGTGGTCCAGCAGCAGGATTAACAGTTATTGTTTTAGGTGCCATTGAACAATTAGGCGCTTATGAAAC contains:
- a CDS encoding helicase HerA-like domain-containing protein translates to MKEQFIEKITASYNPKGPFIQLGSGILDGEIVTAAKVNLALKMMNRHGLIAGATGTGKTRTLQLTAEQLSDAGVPVFMLDVKGDLSGLAEPGKTNDALIERGNAVGIPFEPASFPIELFSLSGKLGAPMRVTVEDFGPVLLARILDLNDTQAGVLSAIFKYADDTQLPIVDFPDLKKLLSYLSDGPGAEEIKNDYGKISTASANTILRKIVAIEQQGLAHIFGEKEFDIQDLFGKVDGKGVITLLNISDIQDQPLLFSTFLLSLLAQLFKKLPEVGDLDKPKLVFFFDEAHLLFNGASKAFLTQIEQIVRLIRSKGVGVFFCTQAATDIPESVLGQLGNRVQHALRAFTPNDADNLRKTVKTYPTSEFYEIDKVLTSLGTGQALVTVLNDKGIPTEVVATHLVPARAIMGPCSPQLYEELVQNSDYRSKYQERVERQTASEIIEERMKSFEAKKEAEAAQKEAEKAAGKTRSSGSRRQTPLEAAQTQASRTLAREGAKLLGKIANGILNSIFKKR